Proteins encoded by one window of Pseudomonas sp. LS44:
- the hemJ gene encoding protoporphyrinogen oxidase HemJ, protein MLYLWLKALHIIAMVCWFAGLFYLPRLFVYHAMSDDSASHERFCVMERKLYRGIMLPSMLATLIFGFWLLYLNPVWLKMGWLHAKLLLVVLLIGYHHICGAQLKRFARGENARSHVFYRWLNEVPVLFLLAIVILVVVKPF, encoded by the coding sequence ATGCTCTACCTGTGGCTCAAAGCCCTTCATATCATCGCGATGGTCTGCTGGTTCGCCGGCCTGTTCTACCTCCCGCGCCTGTTCGTCTACCACGCGATGAGCGACGACAGCGCCAGTCACGAGCGTTTCTGCGTGATGGAGCGCAAGTTGTATCGCGGCATCATGCTGCCCTCGATGCTCGCCACCTTGATCTTCGGTTTCTGGCTGCTCTACCTCAACCCGGTCTGGCTGAAGATGGGCTGGTTGCATGCCAAATTGCTCTTGGTGGTGCTGTTGATTGGCTACCACCATATCTGCGGGGCGCAACTCAAACGTTTCGCCCGCGGCGAGAACGCCCGCAGCCATGTGTTCTACCGCTGGCTGAACGAAGTGCCGGTGCTATTCCTACTCGCCATTGTCATCTTGGTTGTCGTCAAACCGTTCTGA
- the coq7 gene encoding 2-polyprenyl-3-methyl-6-methoxy-1,4-benzoquinone monooxygenase has translation MATERHYSPADRLLLQADAALRTLLPFSGQPYRPSPAITQPDTDLHADDARHVAGLMRVNHTGEVCAQALYQGQALTARLPGVRAAMEHAAEEEVDHLAWCEQRIRELGSRPSVLNPLFYGMSFGLGAVAGLISDRISLGFVAATEDQVCKHLDEHLLQLPAEDEKSRAILTQMREDEQQHADSALQAGGFRFPAPIKFGMSVLSKVMTKSTYRI, from the coding sequence ATGGCCACCGAACGTCACTACTCCCCCGCCGACCGCCTGTTGCTGCAGGCCGACGCGGCTTTGCGCACCCTGCTGCCGTTCAGTGGGCAGCCGTACCGCCCTTCACCGGCGATCACCCAACCCGACACCGACCTGCATGCTGACGACGCTCGCCATGTCGCCGGCCTGATGCGCGTCAACCACACCGGCGAGGTCTGCGCCCAGGCGCTGTATCAAGGTCAGGCGTTGACCGCGCGCTTGCCGGGCGTGCGCGCCGCCATGGAGCATGCCGCTGAAGAAGAAGTCGACCATCTGGCCTGGTGCGAGCAACGCATCCGCGAGCTGGGCAGTCGGCCCAGCGTGCTCAATCCGCTGTTCTATGGAATGTCCTTTGGTCTCGGCGCCGTGGCCGGTCTGATCAGCGACCGTATCAGCCTCGGCTTTGTCGCCGCCACCGAAGATCAGGTGTGCAAACATCTCGATGAGCACCTGCTGCAATTGCCGGCCGAGGACGAAAAATCCCGCGCGATCCTGACGCAGATGCGCGAAGACGAGCAGCAGCATGCCGACAGCGCCTTGCAGGCCGGCGGCTTTCGCTTTCCGGCGCCGATCAAGTTCGGCATGAGCGTGCTGTCCAAGGTGATGACCAAGAGCACCTATCGCATCTGA
- a CDS encoding OsmC family protein translates to MKARIQWAGEALFLGESGSGHVVVMDGPPESGGRNLGVRPMEMVLIGLGGCTNYDVVSILKKSRQPVESCEAFLEAERAAEEPKVFTKIHVHFVVKGRGLKETQVKRAVDLSAEKYCSASIMLSRGGVEITHDYEIIELG, encoded by the coding sequence ATGAAAGCGCGCATTCAGTGGGCCGGTGAAGCCCTGTTCCTTGGCGAGTCCGGTAGTGGTCACGTCGTAGTGATGGATGGCCCGCCGGAGAGCGGTGGTCGCAATCTCGGCGTGCGGCCGATGGAGATGGTGCTGATCGGTTTGGGCGGCTGCACCAATTACGATGTGGTCAGCATTCTCAAGAAGTCGCGTCAGCCGGTGGAAAGCTGCGAGGCGTTTCTCGAAGCGGAGCGCGCCGCGGAAGAACCCAAGGTGTTCACCAAGATTCACGTGCATTTCGTGGTCAAGGGTCGCGGTTTGAAAGAGACGCAGGTCAAGCGCGCGGTCGATCTGTCGGCAGAGAAATACTGCTCGGCGTCGATCATGCTCTCGCGCGGCGGCGTGGAGATCACCCATGATTACGAGATCATCGAGTTGGGCTAA
- a CDS encoding DUF805 domain-containing protein: protein MTEARFKIVFDGELLPDMSLDTVKDNLARLFKSDRSRIEHLFEHRAVVLKRDLSADQVDKYLVALNRAGANVRKEPDMAASLSLITTEEEQLAAAPKAPEYMICPKCAQEQAKAIECTACGIVIDKYLARQAQLIAENGQADSATPSPAAGAPMAAELPSQSPYSPPRAPVGDVLPEFAELNVFGVEGRIGRLRYLAWSLVLMLAAGGLIGIAAIGLNIHPIVGGVLFLGIFIGMMVVAVQIGVQRLHDIGWSGWLFLLNLIPVVGSVMALLMLVVPGTNGPNRFGPPPPPNSRAVKILSAVWLLVVIAGVVVGASGGFATLSELGNQVSEGLPATPAAPSNPYGE, encoded by the coding sequence ATGACCGAGGCCCGTTTCAAGATCGTCTTCGATGGCGAGCTATTACCGGATATGTCCCTGGACACCGTCAAAGACAATCTCGCCCGCCTGTTCAAAAGCGATCGCAGCCGCATCGAGCACCTGTTCGAGCACCGCGCCGTGGTGCTCAAGCGCGATTTGTCGGCCGATCAGGTGGACAAGTACCTAGTAGCACTGAACCGCGCCGGCGCCAATGTGCGCAAAGAGCCCGATATGGCCGCCAGCCTCAGCCTGATCACCACCGAGGAAGAACAGCTCGCCGCGGCGCCCAAAGCGCCCGAATACATGATTTGTCCGAAATGTGCTCAGGAACAGGCCAAGGCAATTGAATGCACCGCTTGCGGCATCGTCATCGACAAATACTTGGCCCGTCAGGCGCAACTGATCGCCGAAAACGGTCAAGCCGACAGTGCGACACCTTCTCCTGCCGCCGGCGCCCCGATGGCCGCCGAGCTGCCCAGCCAATCCCCCTATAGCCCACCACGCGCGCCGGTCGGCGACGTTCTGCCGGAGTTTGCCGAGCTGAATGTGTTCGGCGTCGAAGGACGCATCGGCCGGCTGCGCTATCTGGCCTGGTCGTTGGTGCTGATGCTCGCTGCCGGTGGCCTGATCGGTATCGCGGCGATTGGCCTGAATATCCACCCCATTGTTGGCGGTGTGCTATTTCTCGGCATTTTCATCGGCATGATGGTGGTCGCGGTGCAGATCGGCGTGCAGCGCCTGCACGATATCGGCTGGTCAGGCTGGTTGTTCCTGCTCAACCTGATCCCCGTGGTCGGCAGCGTGATGGCGTTACTCATGCTGGTGGTGCCGGGAACCAACGGCCCCAATCGCTTCGGCCCACCACCGCCGCCCAATAGCCGGGCGGTGAAGATCCTCAGCGCAGTGTGGCTGCTTGTGGTTATCGCCGGCGTGGTAGTCGGGGCCTCCGGTGGCTTCGCCACGCTCAGCGAACTGGGCAACCAGGTCAGCGAAGGACTACCCGCTACGCCTGCGGCGCCGAGCAATCCCTACGGTGAGTGA
- a CDS encoding nitronate monooxygenase family protein, whose translation MSLPALLDQRLRLPIVAAPMFLVSNPQLVLACCRNGIVGSFPALNQRDSSGFKAWLEEIEAGLDDHAAPYAVNLIVHHSNPRLQADLAICAEHKVPIVITSLGAVKEVVDAVHSYGGLVFHDVTTRRHAEKAAEAGVDGLIAVAAGAGGHAGTWSPFALIAEIRQFFDKTLLLSGCLNRGHEILAAQMLGADLAYLGTRFIATQQSNADDAYKQMILGAKAADIIHTPAVSGVPASFMRQSLERAGYDLQRLQDKGEMNYGEKLKPVSDEAKAWKTVWSAGQGVGEIDDLPSVEELIQRLDREYRAALANSTAIAQRWPR comes from the coding sequence ATGTCCTTGCCCGCCCTGCTCGACCAACGCCTGCGCTTGCCAATCGTCGCCGCGCCGATGTTCCTGGTGTCCAACCCGCAATTGGTGCTCGCCTGTTGTCGCAACGGCATCGTCGGCAGCTTCCCGGCGCTCAATCAGCGCGATAGCAGCGGCTTCAAGGCCTGGCTGGAAGAGATCGAAGCTGGCCTGGACGACCATGCGGCACCCTATGCCGTCAACCTCATCGTCCATCACAGCAATCCGCGCCTGCAGGCTGATCTGGCGATCTGCGCCGAGCACAAGGTGCCTATCGTCATCACCAGCCTTGGCGCGGTGAAAGAAGTGGTGGATGCGGTGCACAGTTACGGCGGGCTGGTCTTCCACGACGTGACCACCCGCCGCCATGCGGAAAAAGCCGCCGAAGCCGGCGTCGATGGGCTGATTGCGGTGGCGGCCGGCGCCGGCGGGCATGCCGGCACCTGGAGTCCGTTCGCCCTGATCGCCGAGATCCGCCAGTTCTTCGACAAAACCCTGCTGCTCTCCGGCTGCCTCAACCGTGGCCATGAAATTCTCGCGGCGCAAATGCTTGGCGCCGACCTAGCCTACCTGGGCACCCGCTTTATCGCCACGCAGCAAAGCAATGCCGACGACGCCTACAAACAGATGATTCTTGGCGCCAAAGCTGCCGACATCATCCATACCCCGGCGGTTTCCGGTGTCCCGGCGAGCTTTATGCGTCAGAGCCTGGAGCGCGCTGGCTACGACTTGCAGCGCCTGCAAGACAAAGGCGAAATGAACTACGGTGAAAAGCTCAAGCCGGTCAGCGATGAGGCCAAGGCCTGGAAAACCGTGTGGTCGGCCGGCCAGGGGGTCGGTGAGATTGACGATCTTCCCAGCGTCGAAGAACTGATTCAACGCCTCGATCGCGAATACCGCGCCGCACTCGCCAACAGCACGGCGATTGCCCAACGCTGGCCACGCTGA
- the crp gene encoding cAMP-activated global transcriptional regulator CRP produces MVAITLTPKIKNLDKLLAHCHRRRYTAKSTIIYAGDRCETLFFIVKGSVTILIEDDDGREMIIAYLNPGDFFGEMGLFDKEGSEKERSAWVRAKTECEVAELSYAKFRELTQQDPEILYALGSQMADRLRNTTRKVGDLAFLDVTGRVARTLLDLCKQPDAMTHPDGMQIKITRQEIGRIVGCSREMVGRVLKSLEEQGLVFVKGKTMVVFGTR; encoded by the coding sequence ATGGTAGCGATAACACTTACTCCTAAAATAAAAAATCTCGACAAGCTTCTCGCACACTGCCACCGCCGTCGGTACACCGCTAAAAGCACCATCATCTACGCAGGTGATCGCTGCGAAACCCTGTTCTTCATCGTCAAAGGCTCGGTCACCATCCTCATCGAGGATGACGACGGCCGCGAAATGATCATTGCCTACCTCAACCCCGGCGATTTCTTCGGCGAGATGGGCCTGTTCGACAAGGAAGGCAGCGAGAAAGAACGCAGCGCCTGGGTGCGTGCCAAGACCGAATGCGAAGTCGCCGAGCTGAGCTATGCCAAGTTCCGCGAACTGACCCAGCAAGACCCGGAAATTCTCTATGCGCTCGGCAGCCAAATGGCTGATCGTCTACGCAACACCACGCGCAAGGTCGGCGACTTGGCGTTTCTCGACGTCACCGGGCGCGTCGCTCGTACGCTGCTCGATCTGTGCAAGCAACCGGACGCGATGACCCATCCGGATGGCATGCAGATCAAGATCACCCGCCAGGAAATCGGCCGGATCGTCGGCTGCTCGCGGGAGATGGTCGGCCGGGTGCTCAAGTCGCTGGAGGAACAGGGCCTGGTGTTCGTCAAAGGCAAGACCATGGTGGTATTCGGCACTCGCTGA
- the erpA gene encoding iron-sulfur cluster insertion protein ErpA: MSVETFTPTPLLFTQGAADKVKTLVEEEGNARLKLRVFVTGGGCSGFQYGFTFDDEVAEDDTIVEREGVSLVVDPMSFQYLAGAEVDYQEGLEGSRFVIKNPNATTTCGCGSSFSI, translated from the coding sequence ATGAGCGTCGAAACCTTCACTCCCACCCCCTTGCTGTTTACGCAGGGCGCGGCGGACAAGGTAAAAACCCTTGTCGAGGAAGAAGGAAACGCGCGCCTGAAATTGCGCGTGTTTGTCACCGGCGGCGGCTGTTCGGGCTTCCAGTACGGCTTCACCTTCGATGACGAAGTGGCAGAAGACGACACCATTGTCGAGCGCGAAGGCGTCAGTCTGGTGGTCGATCCCATGAGCTTCCAATATCTGGCCGGTGCCGAGGTGGATTATCAGGAAGGCCTCGAAGGATCGCGTTTCGTGATCAAGAATCCGAATGCCACCACGACCTGCGGCTGTGGCTCGTCCTTCTCGATCTAG
- the argC gene encoding N-acetyl-gamma-glutamyl-phosphate reductase, with product MIKVGIVGGTGYTGVELLRLLAQHPQAQVAVITSRSEAGIKVADMYPNLRGHYDDLAFSVPDVATLGACDVVFFATPHGVAHALAGELLAAGTKVIDLSADFRLQDAAEWAKWYDQPHGAPELLGEAVYGLPEVNRERIKQARLIAVPGCYPTAAQLGFLPLLEAGLADPSRLIADCKSGVSGAGRGAKVGSLFCEAGESMAAYSVKGHRHLPEISQGLRLAAKGEVGLTFVPHLTPMIRGIHATLYANVVDRSVDLQALFERRYANEPFVDVMPAGSHPETRSVRGANVCRIAVHRPQDGDLVVVLSVIDNLVKGASGQAVQNMNILFGVDERAGLSHAALLP from the coding sequence ATGATCAAGGTCGGCATCGTTGGCGGTACAGGTTATACCGGTGTGGAATTGCTGCGGCTGCTGGCCCAGCATCCGCAGGCGCAGGTGGCCGTGATCACTTCGCGTTCGGAAGCCGGGATCAAGGTCGCCGACATGTATCCGAATCTGCGCGGGCACTACGACGACCTGGCCTTCAGCGTGCCTGACGTCGCCACTCTGGGTGCGTGCGATGTGGTGTTTTTCGCCACGCCGCACGGCGTCGCCCACGCGTTGGCTGGCGAGCTGCTCGCCGCCGGCACTAAGGTGATCGATCTGTCTGCCGACTTCCGTCTGCAGGATGCTGCTGAGTGGGCCAAATGGTACGACCAGCCGCATGGCGCCCCGGAGCTGCTCGGTGAGGCGGTGTACGGCTTGCCGGAGGTCAACCGCGAGCGGATCAAGCAGGCGCGTCTGATCGCTGTGCCGGGCTGCTATCCGACCGCCGCGCAATTGGGTTTTTTGCCGCTGTTGGAGGCGGGGCTGGCCGATCCGTCGCGCCTGATCGCCGACTGCAAATCAGGCGTCAGCGGGGCCGGTCGCGGCGCCAAAGTGGGTTCGCTGTTCTGCGAGGCCGGCGAAAGCATGGCGGCCTACTCGGTTAAGGGCCACCGCCATCTGCCAGAAATCAGCCAGGGCCTGCGTCTCGCCGCCAAAGGTGAGGTCGGACTGACGTTTGTACCGCACCTGACCCCGATGATTCGCGGCATCCATGCCACGCTCTACGCTAACGTCGTAGATCGCTCCGTGGACCTGCAGGCGCTATTCGAGCGGCGTTATGCCAATGAGCCTTTCGTCGATGTGATGCCAGCCGGCAGCCATCCGGAAACCCGCAGCGTGCGCGGTGCGAACGTTTGCCGCATCGCCGTGCATCGTCCGCAGGATGGCGATCTGGTGGTAGTGTTGTCGGTCATCGACAATCTGGTCAAAGGGGCTTCCGGCCAGGCCGTGCAGAATATGAACATCCTGTTTGGCGTGGATGAACGCGCGGGGCTGTCTCACGCCGCGCTGCTTCCATAA
- the trpC gene encoding indole-3-glycerol phosphate synthase TrpC, with the protein MSVPTILEKILARKVEEVRERSSVVSLAELEREARAADAPRGFANAMLEQARRKQPAVIAEIKKASPSKGVLRENFVPAEVAKSYADGGATCLSVLTDVDFFHGADRYLQEARSACNLPVIRKDFMVDPYQIVEARALGADCVLLIVSALADAQMAELAAVAKDFNLDVLVEVHDGEELERALNTLDTPLVGINNRNLHTFEVSLETTLDLLPRIPRDRMVITESGIMNRADVELMEISEVFGFLVGEAFMRVENPGAELQRLFFPERRIVAGNDPD; encoded by the coding sequence GCCGAGCTGGAGCGCGAGGCGCGAGCGGCGGATGCACCGCGCGGGTTCGCCAACGCCATGCTGGAACAGGCGCGACGCAAACAGCCGGCGGTGATCGCCGAGATCAAGAAAGCCTCGCCGAGCAAAGGCGTGCTGCGCGAGAATTTCGTCCCGGCGGAAGTCGCCAAAAGCTACGCCGACGGTGGCGCGACCTGTTTGTCGGTGCTCACCGACGTGGATTTCTTCCATGGTGCCGACCGCTATCTGCAGGAAGCCCGCAGCGCCTGCAATTTGCCGGTGATCCGCAAGGACTTCATGGTCGATCCGTATCAGATCGTCGAAGCCCGCGCGCTCGGCGCCGATTGCGTGCTGCTGATCGTCTCCGCCCTGGCCGATGCGCAGATGGCCGAGTTGGCCGCGGTGGCCAAGGATTTCAATCTCGACGTGCTGGTCGAGGTGCATGACGGCGAAGAACTTGAGCGGGCGCTGAACACCCTGGATACACCGCTGGTGGGCATCAACAACCGCAATCTGCATACCTTTGAGGTCAGCCTGGAGACTACGCTGGATCTGCTGCCACGGATTCCGCGCGATCGTATGGTGATCACCGAAAGCGGCATCATGAACCGCGCCGACGTGGAGCTGATGGAGATCAGCGAAGTGTTTGGCTTCCTGGTCGGCGAAGCGTTCATGCGTGTGGAAAACCCCGGTGCAGAGCTGCAGCGGCTGTTCTTCCCCGAGCGGCGGATCGTTGCCGGCAACGATCCGGACTAA
- a CDS encoding SDR family oxidoreductase has product MPRYALITGASRGIGLALAEALARRGRSLILVARQRDALDSVACELTQRFGVEVLFRVCDLSNPLQLTGLLLELEQGERQIDLLVNNAGIGLSGSFLAHEWADEQQLLELNVLAMTRLCHSLGNSMVALGGGKILNVASLAGFQAGPWMSSYFASKAYVLHLSEGLREEFRDYGVTVSTLCPGPTRSALYRQAGIAEQRMRDSKRMLSAEEVALYAVRALDKNRAIIIPGWRTRLLSLLPRVLPRALLRRRVGRMNKAVIQR; this is encoded by the coding sequence ATGCCTCGCTATGCCCTGATCACAGGTGCCTCCCGCGGTATCGGCCTGGCGTTGGCCGAAGCCCTGGCGCGGCGCGGCCGCAGCCTGATCCTGGTGGCGCGCCAGCGTGATGCGCTGGACAGCGTCGCCTGCGAGCTGACTCAACGGTTCGGCGTCGAAGTGCTGTTTCGGGTCTGCGACCTGAGCAACCCTCTGCAACTCACCGGCCTGCTGCTCGAGCTCGAGCAGGGCGAGCGGCAGATCGACCTGCTGGTGAACAACGCCGGCATCGGCCTGAGTGGTTCCTTCCTCGCCCATGAATGGGCCGATGAGCAGCAACTACTGGAGCTCAATGTGCTGGCCATGACTCGTCTGTGCCACAGCTTGGGTAACAGCATGGTCGCTCTGGGCGGCGGGAAGATTCTCAACGTCGCCTCATTGGCCGGCTTCCAGGCCGGTCCGTGGATGAGCAGCTATTTCGCCAGCAAGGCGTACGTGCTGCATCTTTCCGAGGGGCTGCGCGAAGAGTTTCGCGACTATGGCGTCACCGTCTCGACGCTCTGCCCAGGGCCGACACGCAGCGCGCTTTACCGCCAGGCGGGTATCGCTGAGCAGCGCATGCGCGACAGCAAGCGGATGCTGAGCGCCGAGGAAGTGGCGTTGTACGCCGTGCGTGCACTGGACAAGAACCGCGCCATCATCATTCCTGGCTGGCGCACGCGCCTGCTCAGCCTCCTGCCACGCGTGCTGCCGCGGGCACTCCTCCGTCGCCGCGTCGGCCGGATGAACAAGGCGGTCATTCAGCGCTGA
- a CDS encoding histidine triad nucleotide-binding protein — MDCLFCKIVAGEIPARKFYEDDQVIAFHDIGAQAPVHFLVIPKKHIATLNDLDEGDQALAGLLLLTAQRLANQQGCDDGFRLVMNCKALGGQTVYHVHMHVLGQRQMTWPPG; from the coding sequence GTGGACTGCCTGTTCTGCAAGATCGTCGCCGGAGAGATACCCGCGCGCAAATTTTACGAGGACGACCAGGTGATCGCCTTTCACGATATCGGTGCCCAGGCGCCGGTACATTTCCTGGTGATCCCGAAAAAACACATCGCCACCCTCAATGATCTCGACGAAGGCGACCAGGCCCTGGCCGGACTTCTGCTCCTGACTGCGCAGCGGCTGGCCAACCAACAAGGCTGCGACGATGGCTTTCGCCTGGTGATGAACTGCAAAGCCCTCGGCGGCCAGACGGTCTACCACGTTCATATGCACGTGCTCGGCCAGCGCCAGATGACTTGGCCACCGGGCTGA